CGCCCTGGGAGTAGCCGACGAGGACGAACCGTTGCTGCGGGCAGGAAGCAGCCTGCGACCGCAGGTGGTTGACCAGGTCGGTGTTGCCCTTCTGCACCGACGCGGGCTCGCCGAGGTCGGCCGGGTAGTCGACGCGGTAGCCGCTCAGCGAGCGCGGCTGCAGCCGGTTCTGGATCGCCTGGTAAACCGGGTCGCCGACGATCAGGCCCAGCGTGCCGGGTTCGAAGGTGCCGCGGGCCACCGGCACGTCGATGTCGGTGCACGGCGCGGCCGAAGCCACCGGCGCGGCGGCCACGGTGAGCCCGGCGACGGCGATGCCGACTGTGGCGGCGGCGGAAAGAAAACGATTCCTGGGGACGCGAATCATGGTTGATCAACACCTCTTTGTGATGACAACGGGCATCGGCAAGCGCTTTCCGCGGAGGCGGAAACGGGAGCGCCGCTGGTCGTGATCGCAGCGTCGCAGCGCTTGCCGATCCCCGGCAAGAGGTGATTCCGATTCGTGCCGGGAATTGTTCAGGCGGTGACAAACAGTCCGGTGTGGACGCTCAGGTGGCCGACTGCCCGGCCGGCTGCGTTTCCTCGAGCCGGGCCAGCAGTGCGGGGTCGAGGCCGCGCAACGCGGCCATGACGAACCCGGTGGCCAGTTCGCCCGCCGCGATCGGGTCGACGCCGGGGGAGTGCGAGACGTGCATCGCCGCGCGCCCCACCAGGCCCACCATCATTGCCCCGAGCAGGTCCGCACCGGACCCGGCCGGACGGCCGTGGGTGTGCAGGTAGTCCCGGACCTGGGCGACCACGTGCGTCGCGATGGTGTCGGCCAGCGCGCGGCGCTCGTTCGACATCTCGTCGACGGCCGAGTCGAACAGCAGCCGGAAACTCTCCGGGTGGGCGCCGGCGTAGCCGAACATCGCCATCACCGAGATCCGGACGCGGTCCTCCAGCGGGCGCCCGCCCGCCGATTCGTGGGCGCGGATCACCCAGTCCCGCAAGGCCCCGACCTCCCGGCTCACGGTGGCGCGGAAAAGGGCCGCCTTGTCGCCGAAATGCGCGTAGAGGGTGGGCTTGGTGGAATCGGCGCGGTCCGCGATCAGCCCCATGGTGGCCTGCGCGAACCCCCTCTCGGCGAACACGGCCCGTGCGGCGTCGAGCAGGTCGTCGTCGGTGGGCCGGGCGGCCGGGCTGCGGCGAGCGCTGGATCGATCAGGAAGACTCTGCCGGCTCATGGCGGTGTACTCTACGGTCTCCGTTGCTTTACTGACGGGTAAAGCACGCTCCGTCGCCGTCCCCCGATGGAGGAACCCTGGTGTCCCGCGAAAGTGCTCGGCAAGCCGTCCCGGCTCCTCGGGACGCCGGTGAAGAAGTACTCCGGAGAAGAGACCTGGCCACGCTCATGCGCCCGGCCCTGCCGGCGCTGGTGAACGGGATCGTCCAGGAGGTGTGGCGGGCGGTCCCGGTGTATGCCCGGCCCGGTGACTACGGTCGGGTGACCAAGCGCGGCGTCGAGTGCGCTGTCGAGCTTTTCGTGGACCTCGTGGAGGATCCGCTGGCCTCGCGCGACCGGCTGTACGAGACGTGCCGCCGGCTCGGGGCCGGCGAGGCGCGGGAGGGCCGGACCCTCGACGACCTCCAACTGGCCTACCGGGTCGGCACCCGCGTCGGCTGGCGCTGGATCATGCGGCTGGGAAGGCGGCAGCGGCTTTCGTCCGCGGTCATGGCCCAGCTGGCCGAAATGTTGTTCGGCTACGCCGACGAGCTCGCCCGGATGTCGAGCCGGGGCTACCGGGAAGCGCGCGCGGAGATCGACGGCACCAAGGCGGGACTACGGCGGCGGCTGCTCCGGCTGCTCACCGGCCCGGGCACGGTCCCGGAAGCCGTGCTCGCCGAGCTCGCGGCGGCGGCCGGCTGGCCCGTGCCCCGCGAAGTGGTGGCGGTCGCCGCCGAAGCGACGGTGAGCACCTCGTGGGGCCCCGAAGTACTGGCCGATCTCGACCTGCCGCAACCGCACCTGCTGCTGCCCGCCCCGGTGGACGCGCGGAGCCTCACCCGGCTCGGCACGCGCGTCGCGGTCGGGCCGCCGACGGACCTCGGGGCAGCGGCGCACTCGTTGCGCTGGGCGAGAACCGCCCTGCGGCTGGTGGCGGACGGCGCGCTCCCGGACACCCCGGTCACGTGGTGCACGGACCACCTGACCGAGCTGTGGCTGCTGTCCGACTCGCCGCTGGCCGAGCAGGTCGCCCGCCAAGAGCTGGCGCCGCTCGCGCAGTTCCCGGACCGGACGCGCAGCCGGCTGGGCGAAACCCTGCTGTCCTGGCTGCAGAACGGCGGCAACTCCGAGAAGATCGCGGTGGACCTTTCGGTGCACCCGCAGACGGTCCGCTACCGCGTGCGCCAGCTGAAGCAGGCTTTCGGCGACCGCCTCGACAACCCGGACGCGCGGTTCGCCATGCAGGCCGCGCTGCGCGCGTCGGGCCTGCGCATCACCCGGAACGAGCTCCCCGCCACCGAGCCGTAGCCGCTTTGCGGCCCCACCTTGTCCAAAGCGAGAACATGTTCTAGTTTTGGACGGGGAAGGTGGTGTGCTGGTGAAGACGGATCTGGGCCTGTCCGGGGCCGTGGTGCTGGTCACCGGCGGTGTCCGCGGGGTGGGCCGGGGTATCAGCGACGTGTTCCTCGCCCAGGGTGCCCAGGTCGTGGTCTGCGCGCGGCGTGAGGTGCCC
This window of the Amycolatopsis balhimycina FH 1894 genome carries:
- a CDS encoding cutinase family protein — protein: MIRVPRNRFLSAAATVGIAVAGLTVAAAPVASAAPCTDIDVPVARGTFEPGTLGLIVGDPVYQAIQNRLQPRSLSGYRVDYPADLGEPASVQKGNTDLVNHLRSQAASCPQQRFVLVGYSQGANVVDNSIGISSDGAIVGGPIVATIPADLAPRIAAILLFGNPIRAIGRQVTGTYQSRTKDYCASGDPICQSGGTDILAHLSYGGQANDAAAFAAGKV
- a CDS encoding TetR/AcrR family transcriptional regulator; its protein translation is MSRQSLPDRSSARRSPAARPTDDDLLDAARAVFAERGFAQATMGLIADRADSTKPTLYAHFGDKAALFRATVSREVGALRDWVIRAHESAGGRPLEDRVRISVMAMFGYAGAHPESFRLLFDSAVDEMSNERRALADTIATHVVAQVRDYLHTHGRPAGSGADLLGAMMVGLVGRAAMHVSHSPGVDPIAAGELATGFVMAALRGLDPALLARLEETQPAGQSAT
- a CDS encoding PucR family transcriptional regulator produces the protein MSRESARQAVPAPRDAGEEVLRRRDLATLMRPALPALVNGIVQEVWRAVPVYARPGDYGRVTKRGVECAVELFVDLVEDPLASRDRLYETCRRLGAGEAREGRTLDDLQLAYRVGTRVGWRWIMRLGRRQRLSSAVMAQLAEMLFGYADELARMSSRGYREARAEIDGTKAGLRRRLLRLLTGPGTVPEAVLAELAAAAGWPVPREVVAVAAEATVSTSWGPEVLADLDLPQPHLLLPAPVDARSLTRLGTRVAVGPPTDLGAAAHSLRWARTALRLVADGALPDTPVTWCTDHLTELWLLSDSPLAEQVARQELAPLAQFPDRTRSRLGETLLSWLQNGGNSEKIAVDLSVHPQTVRYRVRQLKQAFGDRLDNPDARFAMQAALRASGLRITRNELPATEP